In Kryptolebias marmoratus isolate JLee-2015 linkage group LG20, ASM164957v2, whole genome shotgun sequence, a genomic segment contains:
- the abcb8 gene encoding mitochondrial potassium channel ATP-binding subunit codes for MFQLLCCRLSSAAPSRTLSFYSLCNKTGVKLKLSRWYTSPGSHAYSSSQQPGSTPSRIWSLTQRAIRQSSIRSTKPPSLKFILGPAVLTVSARLFFHVAHCEADENNNTFVEVVPKQLGPEFKWHILWEFVKPQWFALVGAVVLAFGAAILNIQIPLMLGNLVNVVARYLREHTGNYITEIKGPALKLLGLYGIQGLLTSGYIILLSRVGERVAADMRKTLFASLLRQDVAFFDANKTGQLVNRLTADIQEFKSSFKLVISQGLRSITQTVGCFASLYIISPKLTGLTVVVLPCLVGAGALIGSFLRKLSRMAQEQVAKATGVADEALGNVRTVKAFAMEERELQLYAYEVDKSCEMNENLGTGIAIFQGLSNVTLNCIVLGTIYAGGTLISSNEMSPGDLMSFLVASQTVQRSLASISILFGQVVRGISSGARVFEYLSAQPTILLSGGGRIPYHSMMGRVDFMNISFSYPTRPGHEVLKNFKLTLYPGKTVAVVGESGGGKSTVAALLERFYDPTSGVVMLDGLDIRTLDLAWLRGQVIGFINQEPVLFGSSIMENIRFGKPEATDAEVINAAKQANAHGFITSFPDGYNTTVGERGVTLSGGQKQRIAIARALIKNPNILVLDEATSALDAESERVVQEALDKATKGRTVLIIAHRLSTIQGADLICVMSNGRIVETGTHSQLLSKGGFYSDLIRRQSA; via the exons atgtttcagctgctttgttgTAGACTGAGCTCCGCTGCTCCGTCGCGGACATTGTCGTTTTACTCGCTTTGCAATAAAACAGGAGTTAAATTAAAGCTCTCACG ATGGTATACGTCTCCAGGGTCTCATGCATACAGTTCATCACAGCAGCCTGGCAGCACTCCGAGTCGCATTTGGAGCCTCACTCAGAGAGCCATCCGCCAGTCTTCTATTCGATCAACTAAACCCCCAAGTTTGAAGTTCATCCTGGGACCTGCGGTGCTTACAGTCTCAGCGCGCCTTTTTTTCCACGTAGCTCACTGCGAGGCAGATGAGAATAACAACACCTTTGTGGAAGTTGTACCTAAACAGCTAGGGCCTGAGTTCAAATGGCACATTCTGTGGGAATTTGTCAAACCTCAGTGGTTTGCTCTTGTTGGTGCTGTTGTG CTTGCTTTTGGTGCCGCTATCTTGAACATTCAAATCCCACTGATGCTCGGGAACCTGGTGAATGTTGTTGCACGCTACCTCAGAGAACATACAGGGAATTATATAACTGAGATAAAAGGACCTGCCCTGAAATTACTTGGACTGTATGGCATCCAA GGCCTGTTAACAAGTGGCTACATCATCCTCCTTTCGAGGGTCGGAGAAAGAGTGGCAGCAGACATGAGAAAGACCCTGTTTGCATCCTTGCTGAG GCAAGATGTGGCTTTTTTTGATGCTAATAAAACCGGGCAGCTGGTGAATCGTTTGACTGCCGATATTCAGGAGTTCAAGTCATCCTTTAAATTGGTTATTTCTCAG GGTCTGCGAAGCATCACACAGACAGTCGGGTGTTTTGCATCCCTCTATATCATCTCTCCAAAACTCACAGGTTTGACAGTGGTTGTCCTCCCGTGTCTGGTGGGAGCAGGCGCTCTCATTGGCTCGTTCCTGCGCAAACTGTCTCGTATGGCTCAAGAACAG GTTGCAAAAGCTACGGGAGTGGCAGACGAGGCACTGGGTAATGTACGCACAGTGAAAGCTTTTGCGATGGAGGAACGAGAGCTCCA ATTGTATGCATATGAAGTTGACAAATCAtgtgaaatgaatgaaaatctgGGCACTGGGATAGCCATTTTTCAAGGCTTGTCAAACGTCACCCTGAACT GTATCGTTCTTGGAACTATCTATGCTGGAGGGACTTTAATTTCAAGCAATGAAATGTCTCCTGGAGACCTCATGTCCTTTTTGGTTGCATCTCAAACTGTGCAAAG gtcATTGGCAAGTATTTCCATCCTTTTCGGACAG GTGGTGAGAGGAATAAGTTCTGGTGCCCGTGTCTTTGAATACCTTTCTGCGCAGCCTACCATCCTCCTCTCGGGGGGAGGGCGTATCCCATACCATTCTATGATGGGAAGGGTGGACTTCATGAACATTTCATTCAG TTATCCAACGAGACCTGGTCATGAAGTCCTGAAGAATTTCAAGTTAACACTGTATCCTGGTAAAACTGTTGCAGTTGTTGGCGAATCCGGAGGAG GAAAGTCCACAGTGGCTGCCTTGCTGGAACGTTTCTATGACCCGACCAGTGGTGTGGTCATGTTGGATGGGCTCGATATTCGAACACTGGACCTTGCTTGGCTCAGAGGCCAAGTCATTGGCTTCATCAACCAG GAGCCAGTTTTGTTTGGATCTTCTATCATGGAGAACATTCGCTTCGGGAAGCCTGAAGCCACAGATGCTGAGGTCATCAACGCAGCAAAGCAGGCCAACGCTCACGGCTTTATCACAAGTTTCCCAGATGGTTATAACACCACGGTTG GTGAGCGAGGCGTGACGTTATCAGGTGGCCAGAAACAGCGCATCGCCATCGCCCGCGCCTTGATCAAGAACCCGAACATACTGGTGCTGGATGAAGCCACCAGTGCTTTAGATGCAGAATCGGAACGAGTGGTGCAGGAAGCTCTGGACAAAGCCACAAAGGGTCGCACCGTGCTCATCATCGCCCACAGACTGAGCACCATTCAAGGAGCCGACCTAATTTGTGTCATGAGCAATGGCCGCATTGTGGAG ACTGGGACACATTCGCAACTGCTGAGCAAAGGAGGATTTTATTCTGATCTGATCCGCAGACAAAGCGCCtag
- the cdk5 gene encoding cyclin-dependent-like kinase 5, whose protein sequence is MQKYEKLEKIGEGTYGTVFKAKNRETHEIVALKRVRLDDDDEGVPSSALREICLLKELKHKNIVRLHDVLHSDKKLTLVFEYCDQDLKKYFDSCNGDLDPETVKSFMYQLLKGLAFCHSRNVLHRDLKPQNLLINRNGELKLADFGLARAFGIPVRCYSAEVVTLWYRPPDVLFGAKLYSTSIDMWSAGCIFAELANAGRPLFPGNDVDDQLKRIFRLLGTPTEEQWQTMTKLPDYKPYPMYPATTSLVNVVPKLSSTGRDLLQNLLKCNPVQRISAEEALQHPYFADFCPP, encoded by the exons ATGCAGAAATatgaaaagcttgaaaaaaTTGGAGAGG GTACTTACGGGACCGTTTTCAAGGCTAAAAACAGAGAAACCCACGAAATTGTGGCTTTGAAACGGGTCAGGCTGGACGACGACGACGAG GGGGTGCCAAGTTCTGCGTTGAGAGAAATCTGCCTTCTGAAGgaattaaagcataaaaacatcGTCAG GCTACATGATGTGCTGCACAGTGACAAGAAGTTAACCTTGGTTTTCGAATATTGTGATCAG gatttgaagaaatattttgacagctgtaaTGGGGATCTCGATCCTGAAACCGTAAAG TCGTTCATGTACCAGCTGTTGAAAGGCCTCGCTTTCTGTCACAGTCGAAACGTTCTTCATCGAGATCTGAAGCCGCAAAATCTCCTCATCAACAGA AACGGGGAATTAAAGCTTGCAGACTTTGGTTTGGCTCGAGCGTTTGGCATTCCTGTGAGGTGTTACTCAGCTGAG GTGGTGACATTATGGTACCGACCTCCAGATGTGCTTTTTGGTGCTAAACTGTATTCTACCTCTATTGACATGTGGTCAGCTGGATGCATATTTGCAG AGCTAGCTAATGCTGGGCGGCCCTTATTTCCTGGCAATGATGTGGACGACCAGTTGAAAAGAATCTTCAG ATTGTTGGGTACACCGACCGAGGAGCAGTGGCAGACGATGACCAAACTTCCTGATTACAAG CCATACCCCATGTATCCAGCCACCACTTCTCTTGTGAACGTGGTTCCCAAACTAAGTAGCACAGGACGAGATTTACTGCAG AACCTGTTGAAATGTAATCCTGTCCAGAGGATTTCAGCAGAAGAGGCCTTGCAGCACCCTTACTTTGCTGATTTTTGCCCACCCTAA